In Methylotenera versatilis 79, the DNA window CAATGCATTCAAATGTTTTTGTTGAAAACCTGGTGTGTCCACAAACAAGAATTGTGTATCTTCGGTGGTATGAATACCCAACAAACGATGTCTTGTCGTCTGCGCTTTACGCGACGTAATCGCCAATTTCATGCCCAAAATATGGTTAAGTAAAGTCGATTTACCTACATTCGGACGGCCAACAATCGCGACTGTACCGCATCTAAAACTGTTGTTGGTTTTCGGCTTATCAGCTTCTAGCGATAAGTTTTCCGGTGTTGTGTTTTCTTGCGTCATTGCGCGCCTGACTGTATGTTTTTCAATTGTTTCATTTGGGACTGTCCAATATTTTATAAGGCCAGTATTTTTTCTAAGGCAAGTTGAGCTGCTTGTTGTTCAGCATTGCGGCGGCTAGACCCTTCGCCAGCAACATTAATATTCAATTTTTCGATGATGCAGGCGATTTTAAAGGTTTGTGCATGCGCTTCACCTTCAATTAACACCACGTTGTAATCTGGTAAGGCGATTTTTTTTGCCTGTAGATATTCCTGCAACTGTGATTTAGCGTCTTTATCAATGATTTTTGGATCAATCTGACTAATCCTTGCGTTAAACAATTGCAGCACCAAAGCTTCTGCCGCAAGATGTCCTCCATCGATATAAACCGCGCCAACAATCGCTTCCAGTGCATCAGCCAATATTGAAGGTCGCTTCCAACCAGCGCTTTTCATTTCACCTTCGCCCAATTTAAGCGATTCACCAATACTTAAGCTAATAGCAATCTCACAAAGCGTCGATTCTTTAACCAACTGCGCCCGTAGACGACTTAAATCACCTTCAGGCAATTTACTAAAACGATTATACAGTTGATTAGCGATAATAAAATTAAGTGCGCCATCACCCAAAAACTCTAGTCGCTCATTATTATTAGACGCGAAACTACGATGGGTAAGCGCCTGCGTCAATAGCGCTGCATTTTTAAACTGATATCCAAGACGGCTGGCAAGATTATCCGTAGACATCATCACATACTCTGCTGTTGATATAACGGATACTCAAATGGCGAATGTTCCAATGGCTGATTGTGATACTACTTTGCAGATGTCGCATTAAAATCCAACAACGCACTAGCATTTGCCATAACAGGGATAACCACTTGATATTCAACAGAAACCACGCCATTGTTAACGACTAAATCTGAACCTTTAACAACCGTAATATTATCCACACGTGCTGACTTATCAAACGCAGCTGCAATCGTTTTTTTATCGGTCACATCGGTTGAAGTAACCGCTCTTTTAATCGCACTTTTAACGTTCATAAACTCTAAATAAGCAGGTCCAACTTTCATGCCCAGCAACCCCCAAAACACGATTGCTGCAATCACGATGACCATGCCAATAAATGATGCGCCTTTTTGATTGTTGTACATATTTACTCCCGCTTGAATTTTAAAATCGATTAACTGCAAGCTATTTGATTGCAGTACCAATTCGATGAAACTGATCAAAATTAAACCAGATAAAAAAAGCTTTTCCCACTAGATTATGTTCTGGTACAAAACCCCACACACGACTATCCGCGCTGTTATCGCGATTATCGCCCATCGCAAAGTAATGCCCTGCTGGCACCGTTACCGCTTCGCCATTCAGAAATTTTTCGCCTGGCGATCCAGATGGATATTGATTCGGAATATCATGAATCAAAATGTCATGTTTCACATCACCAAGTTGCTCGGTCGATTGTTGCGCAGTCATGCTATTTTCTTGGTCACTGCCATCACGATCTTTAAAAGACATGGTGTAAGTGTAATTATCGGTGAACTTAACGTCTAATTTTTGCCCATTTATCGTTAAATGTTTATCTTGATATTGAATCACATCGCCCGGCAAACCAACCACACGCTTGATATAATCAATCGTCGGTTCAGGCGGATAATGAAAAACAAATACATCGCCACGTTTAGGATGGTTCATTTCAATGAAGGTATTATTCAGCACTGGCACACGTAGACCGTAGGTGAATTTATTCACTAAAATATAATCACCTGCAAGTAAAGTCGGCATCATTGAACCGGATGGAATTTTAAACGGTTCCACCAAAAATGAGCGTAGCGTAAATACCAACAAAATAACCGGGAAAAAGCTTTTGCTGTATTCCACATACCAAGGCTCAGCTTGATCACCACGGTTTTTACGCAACACCCAAATATCCAGTAGCCAGATTAAACCTGTTACCACCAAAATTGCAATCATAAACAAAGCAAAATACATGTGTTAATACCTTTTTTATCTTAATTTCTTATTTATCTTCGACTCTTAATATCGCTAAAAACGCTTCTTGTGGAATTTCTACATTACCCACTTGTTTCATGCGTTTTTTGCCTTCTTTTTGCTTGTCTAGCAATTTACGTTTACGCGATACATCGCCGCCATAACATTTTGCAATCACGTTTTTACGCATGGCTTTTACCGTTTCGCGTGCAATAATATTAGCACCAATTGATGCTTGAATCGCCACATCGAACATCTGGCGTGGAATCAGTTCGCGCATTTTCTCTGCCACTTGACCACCTCGGTATCGGCTATTGGCGCGATGTACAATCAAGCTCAGCGCGTCAACACGTTCACCGTTCACCATAATATCTAACTTAACCAAATCTGCAGCACGAAATTCTAAAAACTCGTAATCCATGGATGCATAACCGCGCGATACCGATTTTAATTTATCAAAAAAATCCAGCACCACTTCGTTCAACGGCATTTCATAGCTGAGCATTACTTGCCTGCCCATATACTGCATATTCTTTTGTATCCCGCGCTTATTATTGCAAAGCGTCATCACTGGCCCTACATAATCTTGTGGCATCAGCAAATTGACATTAATCACAGGCTCACGAATTTCTTCAATACGCGACATATCTGGTAAACGTGAAGGATTCTCAATTTGTTCAACTGTTCCATCTTTTAGCATGAGCTCATACACAACGGTAGGCGCCGTTGTAATCAAATCCATATCGTATTCGCGCTCTAAGCGTTCTTGTACGATTTCCATATGCAACAAACCTAAAAAGCCGCATCTAAAACCAAATCCAAGGGCAGTAGAATTTTCTGGCTCAAATAACAAGCTGGCATCGTTTAAACTCAGTTTTTCAAGCGCTGTTCTTAACGCTTCAAATTGATTAGATTCTACTGGATACAAACCAGCAAACACTTGCGGTTTCACCTCTTTAAAACCCGCTAATGGTTCTGCGGCAGGTCTAGTTGCTAAGGTAACGGTATCACCTACTTTAGCGCTGGCAAGCTCTTTAATGCCGGCGATAACAAAGCCTACTTCACCCGCTGAAAGCGAGGTCTTTTGCAACGATTTTGGTGTGAAAACACCCACTTGCTCACACAAAAATTCAGTATGGGTTGCCATTAAGCGAATCTTATCTTTAGGCTTAAGCACGCCATCAATTACACGCACCAACATCACCACGCCAACATAGTTATCAAACCATGCATCAATCACCAGCGCTTTAAGTGGCTTAGTTACATCGCCCACAGGCGGCGGCACTTTTGCAATCACGGCTTCTAATACATCGCGCACGCCTAAACCTGTTTTAGCTGAACATAGCACAGCGTCGCTGGCATCAACACCGATGACATCTTCGATTTCTTGCTTCACGCGCTCTGGGTCAGCGGAAGGTAAATCGATTTTATTTAGAACTGCTGTGACTTCCACACCTAAATCTAACGCGGTATAACAGTTAGCAACACTTTGCGCTTCAACACCTTGCGACGCATCAACCACTAGCAACGCACCTTCGCATGCAGAAAGTGAACGTGATACTTCGTAGCTAAAATCCACATGACCAGGCGTGTCAATCAAATTTAATTGATAAGTCTCACCGTCATCTGCTTTGTAATGCAAAGCCGCTGTTTGCGCCTTGATGGTAATGCCACGTTCGCGCTCAATATCCATACTATCCAGCACTTGCGCTTCCATTTCACGATCCGCCAAACCACCACAAAGATGAATAATACGGTCTGCCAAGGTGGATTTGCCATGATCAATGTGGGCAATAATAGAGAAATTACGGATGTTTTTCATGTTTACTTATGGGTTTTACAAACAAATGGTCTTGATAAAAAGACTCGCTTTAGAAACAAATAAGACGCCATGAGCGCCTTATTTCAATAAGCGTGATTTTACAGCAAATGCTTGAAAACGTTGTAATTAATTAATTCGATACATTTTAATGCGCATTATTATGCCTAAAAATAGAACCATAAAAAAACCCGCATTAATGCGGGTTTTTAAATCAATCTAATAGATTGCCATTATCTTTGTTGCGATAGACTTTGTTACTTGGTTACCTTAATCGGCACATACAAAGTATTTTCACCACGCAACACCAACATTGCGACGGTTTTGCCTGCTGCTACGGCGTTAACTTGTTTATTAAACAGCTCCACACTCTGACTTTCAGAGTTATTCAAACCCAAAATAACGTCGCCACGGCGAATGCCGGCCTGCGCAGCTGCACCAACACTATCCACTACCAACAGACCATTCTTGCCATTCAATCTTTTCTTTTGTACCGCTGTTAACTCTTTTAATGTTAAGCCAACTTTATTGGATTCGGCTTTAGCGGTTGGTTTACTAGCAGCAACAACTTCATTTGGATCTGTTGGCATCTCACCCACAGCAATCGTCAAGTTCTTCACCGCGCCTTTACGTAAAATTTCAACTGCTGTTGCTTTACCGGGTTTGGTGGCACCGACAACACGCGGCAAATCACTTGAAGTTACAATTGGTTTGCCATCAAATTTAGTGATGACATCGCCAGGCTCTAAACCACCTTTTTCTGCTGGACCGCCTTTTTCTACGCCGGCAATCAATGCGCCATTGGTATTTTTCATACCAAATGACTCTGATAATTCTTTAGTTAACTCTTGTATGGCAATGCCTAACCAACCGCGCGTTATTTTTCCAGTAGATTTAAGTTGATTAGAAATATCAATCGCTACGTCTATCGGAATGCTGAAAGACAAACCAACTGAGCCGCCAGAACGACTGTAAATTTGAGAGTTAATACCAACTACCTCACCTGCCAAATTGAATAGCGGACCACCTGAATTACCCGGATTAATCGCCACATCAGTTTGTATGAATGGTACGAAATTCTCTTGCGGCAATGCGCGACCTTTGGCACTAACAATACCTGCAGTCATGGTATTCTCTAAGCCAAAAGGTGAGCCAATCGCTGCCACCCATTGTCCAACTTTAAGTGCAGCCGGGTTGCCAATCGTTACTTTTGGTAAATTTGTTGCCTCAATTTTAATTAAAGCCACATCGGTACGTTTATCAGCACCAATAATCTTGGCTTTAAATTCACGCTTATCAGATAACTTTACTAATACTTCATCCGCCGCGTTGACCACATGCGCATTAGTTAAAATATAGCCATCGCTACTGATAATAAAGCCTGAGCCTAAAGAAGAGGATTTGTAGTCTTGCCCATCTGGTGCGCCCTGACCAGGCGCTCCTGGCATTCCTGGAATACCGAATCGTTTAAAAAACTCCTGTATATTTTCGTCATCAGGCATACCTGGAAAAGGCATACCAACATTGCCGTTGTTTTGCAGCACTTGCGTCACGCTAATATTCACCACTTCTGCACCATGCTTTTCAGCTAGTTCAGTAAAGTCGGGCAAATCTTTAGCCATCACTGCTTGGCTTGCACCATTAAAGACGAATGCACTGGTTAAAGTGGCAATGGTTAAAGTCGTTGTAGAAATCCATTTTTTCAACATCTGTTTTTTCCTTACCTTACATCAATTGTTATGAAAGTTTACTGCTGTTCGTATTACCACTGATTTAGTTACTGCTGATTTAACTACTTACTCACCGAATATTGCGTCAATTATTATGGTTACAAGTGTCTACCTATACAATCTTTTAAGTGATGGCGATTGCGTTCTATTGCCAGAATTATTACGCGTTTTTTCACCCTGATTTTGCATTAATCAATTAATGGAGAAAGATTGTTTGGGTTATCTATTTGAAGCGGTTTGTTTTTTAAAGCTGACTGCTTTAGCAATTTGTTGCACTGTTGCCAATGGCACTTCACCTACGACGACAACTTGATAGCCATCAAGAACATTGGCGCAAATATTAGTAGAGCCGACTAACTTGTGTCCCATTTTAGGACGCATACCTTTAGAGATCGGCTCAATAAATAGTGAAACAGAGGCGATACCATCTGAGAAAATCAATTGATTTATTGGCGAAGTTTTACCGTTAACCATCAATTCAATATGATCTACTTTTACGTAACCTGGAGGTAACTCGGCGATAATCCAGTTGGTATTCACACGGTTAGGTAATGTTGCATCTTCCATCACATAATTTTTGCTGGTATCAATTTTTGGCTGAAACCAATTTAAATCGTGTGAGTTAAGCATGCTCAATTCTTGAAAGGCAATTTGCTCTAATGTTTCCGTCTTATCGTTAAGCAACGTCATCTTAACCAATAAACCATACTCGGTATCAGTCCAGATTTTGTAACTGTAACGATAAGCATCTTTGGGAATTAGCTCAATGATTTGCGCCTGACGGCCCGCGACACTATCTAACATACCAACGCG includes these proteins:
- the rnc gene encoding ribonuclease III, giving the protein MSTDNLASRLGYQFKNAALLTQALTHRSFASNNNERLEFLGDGALNFIIANQLYNRFSKLPEGDLSRLRAQLVKESTLCEIAISLSIGESLKLGEGEMKSAGWKRPSILADALEAIVGAVYIDGGHLAAEALVLQLFNARISQIDPKIIDKDAKSQLQEYLQAKKIALPDYNVVLIEGEAHAQTFKIACIIEKLNINVAGEGSSRRNAEQQAAQLALEKILAL
- a CDS encoding MucB/RseB C-terminal domain-containing protein, whose amino-acid sequence is MLRPATALFLYGFTLTSFSLNAFAGEDAWLILQKAAFAARELNYQGVFIYQNGDQARSVQITHMNDGGREFTRNMVLDNKLQVGQPREVFSQGSDIVIFHPKNNKVIIEKRRGQNLFPAMLPANLQSLKLSYAARVGMLDSVAGRQAQIIELIPKDAYRYSYKIWTDTEYGLLVKMTLLNDKTETLEQIAFQELSMLNSHDLNWFQPKIDTSKNYVMEDATLPNRVNTNWIIAELPPGYVKVDHIELMVNGKTSPINQLIFSDGIASVSLFIEPISKGMRPKMGHKLVGSTNICANVLDGYQVVVVGEVPLATVQQIAKAVSFKKQTASNR
- a CDS encoding DUF4845 domain-containing protein, which produces MYNNQKGASFIGMVIVIAAIVFWGLLGMKVGPAYLEFMNVKSAIKRAVTSTDVTDKKTIAAAFDKSARVDNITVVKGSDLVVNNGVVSVEYQVVIPVMANASALLDFNATSAK
- a CDS encoding DegQ family serine endoprotease, coding for MLKKWISTTTLTIATLTSAFVFNGASQAVMAKDLPDFTELAEKHGAEVVNISVTQVLQNNGNVGMPFPGMPDDENIQEFFKRFGIPGMPGAPGQGAPDGQDYKSSSLGSGFIISSDGYILTNAHVVNAADEVLVKLSDKREFKAKIIGADKRTDVALIKIEATNLPKVTIGNPAALKVGQWVAAIGSPFGLENTMTAGIVSAKGRALPQENFVPFIQTDVAINPGNSGGPLFNLAGEVVGINSQIYSRSGGSVGLSFSIPIDVAIDISNQLKSTGKITRGWLGIAIQELTKELSESFGMKNTNGALIAGVEKGGPAEKGGLEPGDVITKFDGKPIVTSSDLPRVVGATKPGKATAVEILRKGAVKNLTIAVGEMPTDPNEVVAASKPTAKAESNKVGLTLKELTAVQKKRLNGKNGLLVVDSVGAAAQAGIRRGDVILGLNNSESQSVELFNKQVNAVAAGKTVAMLVLRGENTLYVPIKVTK
- the lepB gene encoding signal peptidase I, whose amino-acid sequence is MYFALFMIAILVVTGLIWLLDIWVLRKNRGDQAEPWYVEYSKSFFPVILLVFTLRSFLVEPFKIPSGSMMPTLLAGDYILVNKFTYGLRVPVLNNTFIEMNHPKRGDVFVFHYPPEPTIDYIKRVVGLPGDVIQYQDKHLTINGQKLDVKFTDNYTYTMSFKDRDGSDQENSMTAQQSTEQLGDVKHDILIHDIPNQYPSGSPGEKFLNGEAVTVPAGHYFAMGDNRDNSADSRVWGFVPEHNLVGKAFFIWFNFDQFHRIGTAIK
- the lepA gene encoding translation elongation factor 4 — its product is MKNIRNFSIIAHIDHGKSTLADRIIHLCGGLADREMEAQVLDSMDIERERGITIKAQTAALHYKADDGETYQLNLIDTPGHVDFSYEVSRSLSACEGALLVVDASQGVEAQSVANCYTALDLGVEVTAVLNKIDLPSADPERVKQEIEDVIGVDASDAVLCSAKTGLGVRDVLEAVIAKVPPPVGDVTKPLKALVIDAWFDNYVGVVMLVRVIDGVLKPKDKIRLMATHTEFLCEQVGVFTPKSLQKTSLSAGEVGFVIAGIKELASAKVGDTVTLATRPAAEPLAGFKEVKPQVFAGLYPVESNQFEALRTALEKLSLNDASLLFEPENSTALGFGFRCGFLGLLHMEIVQERLEREYDMDLITTAPTVVYELMLKDGTVEQIENPSRLPDMSRIEEIREPVINVNLLMPQDYVGPVMTLCNNKRGIQKNMQYMGRQVMLSYEMPLNEVVLDFFDKLKSVSRGYASMDYEFLEFRAADLVKLDIMVNGERVDALSLIVHRANSRYRGGQVAEKMRELIPRQMFDVAIQASIGANIIARETVKAMRKNVIAKCYGGDVSRKRKLLDKQKEGKKRMKQVGNVEIPQEAFLAILRVEDK